The following coding sequences are from one Perognathus longimembris pacificus isolate PPM17 chromosome 13, ASM2315922v1, whole genome shotgun sequence window:
- the LOC125362585 gene encoding olfactory receptor 10Q1-like, whose product MLAFNPVLNQSGPTEFVFRVFTTVPELQALLFLLFLLLYLMILGGNSAIIFVVSTHSTLHTPMYFFLSSLSFLEICYTSDVVPLMLSNIFGTRKPIPLAGCGAQMFFFVTLGSTDCFLLAVMAYDRFVAICHPLHYSLIMTHKLCVQMAVGSVSLAAFLSLQLTALIFTLPFCGRLREINHFLCDVPPVLRLACADTRVHQAVLYVVGILVLTVPFLLICVSYVFIASAILRIRSAQGRQRAFSTCSSHLTVVLLQYGCCSLVYLRPRSSTSEDQDRQIALVYTFVTPLLNPVIYTLRNKDVKAALRSAVFSKAASA is encoded by the coding sequence ATGTTGGCTTTTAATCctgtgctcaaccaatctggtccCACTGAATTTGTTTTCCGGGTCTTcaccactgtccctgaactccaggctctcctcttcctcctcttcctcctcctctacttgATGATCCTTGGCGGCAACAGCGCCATCATCTTCGTGGTGAGCACACACAGCACCCTCCAcacacccatgtacttcttctTGTCCAGCCTGTCTTTCCTGGAAATCTGCTACACCTCTGACGTGGTACCCTTGATGCTCTCCAACATCTTTGGGACCCGGAAGCCCATCCCATTGGCTGGCTGCGGGGCCCAGATGTTCTTTTTCGTGACCCTGGGCAGCACCGACTGCTTTCTTCTGGCAGTCATGGCCTACGATCGCTTCGTGGCCATTTGCCACCCACTGCACTACAGCCTCATCATGACCCACAAACTGTGTGTGCAGATGGCGGTGGGCTCGGTGTCTCTGGCTGCCTTCCTCTCTCTGCAGCTCACGGCCTTAATCTTCACCCTGCCCTTCTGCGGGCGCCTGCGGGAAATCAACCACTTCCTCTGCGACGTGCCACCCGTCCTGCGCCTGGCCTGTGCCGACACGCGCGTGCACCAGGCGGTGCTCTACGTGGTGGGCATCCTGGTGCTCACCGTGCccttcctgctcatctgtgtgtCCTACGTGTTCATCGCCTCGGCCATCCTGCGCATCCGCTCTGCCCAGGGCCGCCAGCGCgccttctccacctgctcctcccacCTCACCGTGGTCTTGCTGCAGTATGGCTGCTGCAGCCTGGTCTACCTGCGGCCGCGCTCCAGCACCTCGGAGGACCAGGACCGCCAAATCGCCCTGGTCTACACCTTTGTCACGCCCTTACTCAACCCCGTGATTTACACCCTGAGGAACAAGGACGTCAAAGCTGCGCTGAGGAGTGCTGTCTTCAGTAAAGCAGCCTCTGCCTAA
- the LOC125362198 gene encoding olfactory receptor 10W1, translated as MNWQNRSVWMEFAFLAYPSRTELRILSFLGISLAYAFIITGNVIIVTSIQTEARLHTPMYYFLGSLSGVEICYTAVVVPHMLANTLQSEKTITLLGCAVQMVFFIGLGSADCFLLAAMAYDRYVAICHPLRYPLIMTLPLCVRLVVASVLIGLFLALQLVAFIFSLPFCQARGIQHFFCDVPPVLHLVCAKSHIHEQSVLVAATLAIAVPFFLIATSYVFIVDAVLQVRSAAGRRRAFSTCSSHLTVVLLQYGCCAFMYLRPSSSYRPEQDQLISLVYTLGTPVLNPLIYTLRNGEMKEVIGKVVTRNCLSPNS; from the coding sequence ATGAACTGGCAGAATCGCTCTGTGTGGATGGAGTTTGCGTTCCTGGCCTATCCCTCCCGCACAGAGCTGCGCATCCTGAGCTTTCTTGGAATCAGCCTGGCTTACGCATTTATCATCACCGGAAATGTCATCATTGTTACGTCCATCCAGACAGAAGCTCGCCTACACACACCCATGTACTATTTCCTGGGCAGCCTCTCCGGGGTAGAAATATGCTACACTGCCGTGGTGGTGCCCCACATGCTGGCCAACACTCTACAATCGGAGAAGACCATCACATTGCTGGGATGTGCTGTTCAGATGGTTTTCTTCATTGGGCTTGGCAGTGCTGACTGTTTCCTTTTGGCtgccatggcctatgaccgctatgttGCCATTTGCCACCCTTTGCGGTACCCGCTCATCATGACTTTGCCTCTTTGTGTCCGCCTGGTGGTGGCATCTGTGCTCATTGGCTTGTTTCTAGCCTTACAGTTGGTGGCCTTCATCTTCTCTCTGCCATTCTGCCAGGCGCGGGGTATCCAGCACTTCTTTTGTGATGTCCCACCGGTCCTGCACCTGGTGTGTGCCAAGAGCCACATCCATGAGCAGTCGGTGCTGGTGGCAGCCACGCTAGCCATCGCTGTGCCTTTCTTCCTCATCGCCACCTCCTATGTCTTCATAGTGGACGCTGTGCTGCAGGTCCGCTCGGCGGCTGGCCGCCGCAgggccttctccacctgctcctcccacCTCACCGTGGTGCTGCTGCAGTATGGCTGTTGTGCCTTCATGTACCTGCGCCCCAGTTCCAGCTACCGCCCCGAGCAAGATCAGCTCATCTCACTGGTGTACACACTCGGGACTCCAGTGCTGAACCCCCTCATCTACACACTTAGGAACGGCGAGATGAAGGAAGTCATCGGGAAAGTTGTGACCAGGAATTGCCTCTCCCCGAACAGCTAG